The DNA window GTTCACTTTCTTACCGGCTTTAGTTTTCGTCGCGTAAGATTTTTATCCCACCGGCGGTGTAATATTCTCGGCAAATTACTTCCCCGTAGGGAATAAACCATTTATAACGTATTCGTAAACAAGCTTACACGATTTTACTCGACCAAATTTCCCGGTTTCGGTCACTTTTCATCCCTCCGAAGCTCCCACCCTTTCCGACCTCGAATGTTTACGCGGAatgtgaaagaagaaaaggttagatgtttaattaaaaaacgtCGAGGTACTAACTATTCGCGAAGTATGCAAAAGTAGAGAACTCGAAGCCGCTCACCGCTGGGTCAGAAATTACCCCCAAATACCGGCACCGGCCACCGGAAGACCGCCTTTGactaattttcactttgtaaTCAACCTCATCGTCCGGCCGAAACTCCGACGTCGGATATTTCGCGGATAACGAGATGTTTTCACAACGAAATCGGACCCGAATCAGCAATTTGCTTACATTTTGAACCGCGAATACGGGATTCTTCCTTCCACGAAATTATTAATACCGTACGGCCAACCATGCCGTGAGTAGGTAGTAAACGTGACTGTACAAAGTTTGTGCAAAATTCATTCGGTCGGAATATGTAATATCTCGAGGTAGATGTTAGGTTggattataatatatatgcgCGTGTAATTTAGTCTGTATCAAAAAAAGATcgagttgattttttttttatccctagggtttattcaaaatacaaatccgaaatatcgctgcaaatgatgaaaaaagaacGCTGTCGAATTTTGAGATCTCAATGTCGATATTAACAGGGTGCATCATAGCTATTTTCtgtttcccatttaaataacaattttttaactttggaATCTTTTAACTCGTCAACGCATCAGCTTACCGATAAGAGCCAGAACGTATTTTTGCAgggaattgaacgctctacaaaaaagtcCTATTGTCgttttatgataaatctactctttTAAAAGTTATTTACGGTCCTCTGTTGACCTTTGACCTTAAGTAACTTTTGGAAGAGTgtatttatcataaaatgacAAGAGGCCTTTTTTGCAGAGCGTTCATTTCCCTGCAAAAGTACGTTCTGGTCTTATCGGTGTACCAACGCGTTGACGacttgtgaataaaaaaaaaagaaaatacaaaatttgccatgttatttaaacgaAACACGCACCTCCAAATAAACATGAAGCGCTCAAATTTGGAGAGCATCTTTTTATTTCCTTGTATcggacaatatttttcacttaaattttgattagaaaaattatcgattttttttttcatcatacaaTCTCAATGTATGCAATGGTACATCCGTACAAGCCGAGGCGTTGAGCGCTTGCCGAATTTGTAATAATAGCCCGCGCTCCCCGTGTGATTTGTTCGTCACCTTTGACGACACTCCGGGAATTTTCGCGGATCTTTATGCGTCGCCTTGTCCCAGTAGAGCAGCCGGTAGGTAATACTCGCCAACTAATTTCTTGCGCTCTCTTTGGCTCGATCGAGATCGGAGAGTAGCTCAATTTTCATACCTGCTGCAGCTTATTTAACACAATACCGTGcgattactttttctttttccggCAATCaacgaaagagaaaattcCATCGAACATTGttattgatcattttttatttcttcgtcgTCGAGCTCGTTTCTAAACActctttatatatatgtatgcaatAAGCTTCTAGTCTGCATGCACTGCACTAGCTACGTATGACGTTATGAGTGTGCGGTAGCTGATTGAAGTACGATATGCGTTGATTATATTCAGTGTATCGATCAAGCAATGTGTCTTTGAGGGAGGGAGGGGCGCAGTTTGGACGGTTTAAAATTATAccgcattttctttttttctttttttttttttataaaaattaaaacacttggagcaatttcAGTTGGATGGCtatattatttgttatttcgagaatgtttgaatattttttcattgaaattaataacaaaacgGCGGCATGGCGGCATTCAAGTAGCGAACGACAAAGTTTTCAATCCGGTGGCGCAGAATCCTCGGTCAATTTTAATCCGatggagttgaaaaatttcgaaaaaatcttCTAAAACCTGATCGTTAATTCGAGCTCGTGgctagatttttttcaacttcaatccgaaaaatttcatcgtcaatattttttcaacaatctcTCAATGTCAATAAAATACCGAAACGTTTTTGAAACTACAAATAATAAATCCccgaaattgaaattgctcatttttcttaaaaaaaaaaaaaaaataaataaataaaataaaaaaaaactcctaaaaataggtatgattttgGACCGTCCGAGCTgtacctcccccccccccaagtTTACACGCACGTGCTCGAGTTATACAAGTGAATACCAGTTTGTGACGATTATCTGACGGATGACTTGTTCTGTTTCAGTGCCAGATGTCGGTCATCAAGGTACGACGCCGCCGCcccaacagcaacagcaacagcagcagcaacagcaacatcaacaacatcaACAGCAATATCTGCCACTTCCGCCACAGAACACTCTCATGCTCTCCGAACTTCCGGAACCCCCGATTCCCCTGAGCGAAATCGGTCCCATACCACCACCCCCTATGTTCAGCTCCCCGAGTCCGACATTGCTTTCGagacagcagcagcagcagcaacaacaacagcagcagcaacagcagcagcaacagcaacagcaacaacaacaacagcatcAGCATCAACATCAACATCAGCAAAGCACCGGAAGCGGCGTGCACAACGCGGTTCCCTTAGATCTGTCAGACTACGACTATGAAGGTAGGGAGAAGGTTGTTCGTCCTTCGTGATTTGTTTGCGTGCTTGTGGGTGTGCATTTTGTTGAACTCTGATCGATAAAACGGATCAGCCTGCGTAGAGactgcgatgaaaaaaaaaaaaatgtttgtactTCGTCATCGTTGAAGATGTAAATTTGgtcggagggggggggggggggagcctTTTCCGGTGGACAACCATTGAGTGATACGGAAAAATCGGTGATCCTTAGATCAGGGATCCAAGTTCGAAGTCGCGCACTTTTTGTCTCAGGcgaagtatataaaaaaaaaaacaaaaaaaaaagtaaaaaaaacgAGCTCGTTGCGTAAtcaattgtgaaaatttctcatctcgcgagacggagagagaaagagagagagagagagagagagagatagagagaaagatgTAGAGATAGAACGAATTACGGATAGGAAACTAGAGGGTCAACCCTTAACGCATATCGATgatctttttttaaaactataaTATGGATTTCCGCCGCGCGGCGTTAGCAGCGTGTGAACAAACAACAGGTTTCACTCGACGGACGACCGTCGTTTCgtcttttcttcgttttacaGATCAGGAAGAAATCGACGTCGAGGAGGACGACGAGTACGATCCGAGGTACATACTCAGGTTCTCGCAGCCAGATCCGGCCATCGATACGTCGAAGGTCGAGCAAATACCGGCCAAGGAACCAAAGTTTCACGCTATGCCGCTGAAGAGCGCCCTTAAGAAAAAGGGACCGGGAAGCGGACCCGGAACTCCGCAGAATACGCCGACCCAGGAAAACAGGCCCCTCACTCTACGTCAGGAGGTCTCTTTCAAGTAAGTTCCATGCCGAGTATGAAGCTGAGGGTGACGGATAGAAAGAGACGGATTCTAAACTTATTTTCCGGTGGTGAAATTACCGAACGAAAGTCAGCTGACTCGTTTGCAGAGTATATAGGCGAGTGTAcaagttgaagaaaatttttaaattgactCTTCGATTACTTAAACCGATTGCTGGAGGGTTGTGAtgtgtgtttttatttttttctaatttttttatttcttgtaattttaaaaGTGAGGATCGAACGGATAAAACCAAAAAAGATGAATAACTGGTACGCTTCTCTTACCTCTTCTTTGTTATTGCAGTTCTGTTAATTTTGCTCACGCGGCTTCGTTTAGAGAGACTTTTTCTTCTGTTTGgtattttcgttgtttttaaaaattgcagaACGCTCGAGCCGCGTAGAGAGACTCTTGGCTTTACTACATTACTCGACATTGCATTTATTaccttaattattttttatccaattaaCCGTACATTTATACGTACGCCAATTGTTGTTGGGATTGGAAATGAGAATCGCGCTGATATTACACTCGCCAACTATAGTCATCTTAGGATTATCGCCTTAGGCACGAATCGTGGCGCAcacgtataaataaacatacatatatatatatatatatatatatgtgtgtaggtatatattatacttacgGTCAGGATTTCACTATAATCAGTAAAAGAAGAATGTTTTTCTTATGCTTAACAGAAGGCTACCGTTGAGGCCTAGGATAAGAATATGGTAATTGGGAATTGGAATAACTTTAATAATACGCATGTCAcgcaagaaaataaaactcaaCTAACAATCGTATTctaaatgatgataaaaaaaaaaaaaaaaagaaaaaaaaagaagctttTAATCTGTGTCGTTGATGACGatgaaagagaggaaaaattttctaatccATAAAGACTCGATAAATAATATcccattatttttcttgaccACGTGTACATTATTGTATAGAAAACGCATGGAATGAGCTATAGTTACATTTTCAGATTGTCCCGCGTATTTAAGCATGAGAAAATCGCAGGGAAATTCAttgttacattttattatttctacaACGATCCTCTGTCACGATTTTTCACATCTACCCACAATTATCGTACAAGCCTCTCGATTTTTGCACCGTCattatcccccccccccccccccccgtctcGTCATACCTGACACCTAATTTCGACCacgaactgaaaaaaaaaaaaaatctctcggATCATTAAATTATCGATGGGAGCACTCATACATGTGTATCTGGGTGAACGTTGCAAacgaatgaatttaatttcaacgtATCAGTGCTCGCCGAAAAGAATGTGGCTTccttgaatgaattttatacaagtatatatatatatatacataggtatataacaAATGTACGTGTTTGTTTCCCTTTCCATCCTATTTGTCGCGTCGTACGAGAAgtggatatatgtatacaagtACGAAAATATTAAAGCCAAAAACGATGTTGAAATCAATtacgaagtgaaaaaaaaaagaaaaatgtagagaaattgtacatttttccGTTTCTGATTTCGATTTTGATCAGTTGATAAGTAaatgcttgttttttttttttttttggaagaTTGGTGTGAATCGATGACGATTTTTGTCACTCGAGACTCGAAGGAACGTTGTTTCGAGTTATAGAAACGTCGATGAAAATCTGCGACCCCCGAAAACGTCGCCGACTAATCAACGAAACTTTGTATTTGATTCGCTTTAGCAGTCGACCCGTTCGATTCGGTCTGGCTCTGCCTTGCACTTTGGAGAACAAGGAGAACGCGAGGCCGTACGTGATCCGGGAAGATACCGAAGGCGACACCGGGGACGGACAGGTTCTCTACCgagacgaggaggacgaggagagTGAGTGTAATGGAAATTTAATGATCATCGATAAAAGTCCTTTTCCCTTGGGTTTCTTACCATCGACGATTATCTCTCAACACGCTCGTTCATCACCtgtatatgtttatatttatgtttaattatgtttgtttattcgaaaatatcgCCGTACCGGAAATCTATAATTACACGtcttctcccccccccctcccatTTCCTCTCTCAGTTTCCGTTTCTATAACTGCGGGTAAAAGAATATTCGCAGCAACGCGTCACGTTACACAATACATATAATGCTACGGATCAACCTTCATCGATAACTAATTTTATCCGCCACCGCCaatttgtatatacatatgcatattcatacatatacatacatatatgtgtgtgtgcgtgtatgtgTCATATTCTAATGTATGATAAAAGCGCTGCTTGCACGTGTTGCGGATGTGGCTCATCGCCTGTCTACTATTTATCCTTGTGCAGTGTCTTCCTGACTCTTGGCATGCCTCGGTCagcgattttcaatttagtttCGTCGCGAGTTTGTTCAACGTacgttgaagaaaataaatcacacacacacacacatacacagaGAGAGAAATACACGCGTACGTATATCGATGAAtagataaatgaaaaagtgatttttccGTACGTAGACTCGATAAATGCGttccactctctctctctctttctctctctgtctctctttctctctctctctctctctctctctctctctctctctctctctctctctctttacctTTGTGTTTtgctctctccttctctccgtATCATCGCGCTTTGCAACAAGTGAAATGACATCGGCAGATTTCACTGGGTACAATTGTCTATTAAGCAATAGCAATCGATGAAGCTTAATTTCTAAACAGCGAAACTAAAAGGGGAGGGGAATATGTTGTCAATTTTGACCGCGTCTACAATCTCGATCACTCAGGCGCCGAatagaaatgaagaaattgtCTCTTTCCGGAGGAGCAGAAGTTGCTCGGTTCCAATAGTTGGTACGGATGAATCAGTGTAGTTGGATCCGTTAGTCGTATATCGATTGACGATTTGTTTgaccatttttaatttgcatgaaaatttgtttgtatTATTGAACATCGTATTTCCTTATCCTTTTTAAGCAACCTGatcgaggttttttttttttcttttatccaTGCGTAAAATCGTggtattatttgttttttcagatCGTCTTGCGGCAAAAATTGCAAGGAAGGAATCGTTGTCTCTGAAATTGGCACTTAGGCCAGACAGGCAGGAGCTCATCAATAGAAATATCCTTCAGATACAATCGGACAATGAGCGGCAAGAATCTAAGGAGGCAATCGGAGCCAGGCTGATAAGGTAGATACgagtaaaaagttttttgatttatCATTCGTTATACATGAATTGGTCGTTGAAcgagtagaaattttttcacaccacAGCAAAGTTcggtgaatataaatttttcataactttgACACTGTTCTGGAACTCCTAAAAATTACTTTCACCCTTATGCGTTAGACGGGGAATTATTGTTAGTGCACGATATCACTCGTATACGTGCGATTCAACCCCGAAAAAATGGCCGCGTTGTGTTCAACGTCGGTTGAGTCAACAATTGTTCACCTGATTTGCTGACCGCATCACGTTCGTTTCGTTTACAGGCGGCTGAGCATGCGGCCAACGCAAGAAGAGCTGGAGgaacgaaatattttgaaaagtaagcATTGTAATTCATATTAGATCAAGATTGTATGACAAATTTTAAGTTTTCATCGAACGATCATCTCTGTTTTTAATTTCGCGATGGTTGAGAAATTGGAAATCGAAGATTGAATGACATCTGATAATTGTTATACTTTTCGGCTTTGTTACGGTGTATCGATATCTTGCGGCATTCTAATTACATTGAGCGAAAGATATAGAAGACCACTTGAAAAACGTAAACAATCCGTAATCAACACTTGGAGACTTGACAGTCTTCCGGTATGTCTTGTGAAAAGTGGacacgttttttcttttttctacgaTTTGGTGTGGGAACGAAATCTTTAACGGTGAAtgatggaatttttattatagaACAAAGTCCAGCCGAGGAGAAAAAGcagaaggaagaaaagaagCGTTACCTCTTACGGAAACTCAGCTTCAGGCCGACCGTagaagaattgaaagaaaaaaaggtgcGCGCAATAACAACGACTGAAATTAAAACCTTGATTTTCACATACGTCCGTGCACTCGCATCTAATCTCCTCTTGTGTCAACGCTTTTTTGCAGATCATCAGGTTTAACGATTACATCGAGGTGACGCAGGCGCACGACTACGACAGAAGGGCCGACAAGCCTTGGACGAGATTAACGCCAAAGGATAAAGCAGCCATTCGTAAGGAGCTGAACGAATTCAAAAGCTCCGAAATGGCGGTACACGAGGACAGTAGACACCTGACTAGGTGAGCCGACCACGTCCGACGCGGTTCTCGATTTATACGGCGAAAAAGGTTTCCCCGTTGTCTCCGATATTTAtgggattttctttttatctgtTTCCAGGTTCCATAGGCCATGACAATTGCAATGTGTTAAGGTGCTAGAGTGTGATGCGGGTTCAGGTGCGGTTCAAGTGCGTCGGATTCGCTCTGAGCTTCGGTTAAATCCGTGCAATAATGTCACATCTATGAATTATACAGAGTGCGCGACGACGCCTTTACTGGCGGTTATCAAATCGCCATTTTCACCGTACGCAAGGTTATTTCTATCACCGGCGTCGGCGATTATTGTGATAGGGTGATCTGTCCGATATTTAGCGACGGGTCACTCGCTGATCTTAAGGCTCTAGTTCGCACGCgagtttcgaaaattctaCATATTGTTTGTCTCGATATTCGCGAAACTTTACCGGCGTTCAAACAACATTTCTTACCATCGGGAAAAGTACGAGGAGTATCGATGCTGTTGCAGATTTGTCAAACGAATTTATAGCTCGGTTTTCCTCGTTTGTTACCGATATACTTCGCCAACTTTACCGCTGGATTGTAATCCGTCTCGAGTGCGAACTGATTCCTTATGCACGTAAACACCATTTGCTAGCAAGCTGGCTCTGCGCTAATATCTGGCACGCGTGAAAagttcgtttcttttctttttctttaaaatcaACACGTTCTTCTTTGCGATTTGAACTAGTTTCTTGTGCGGTTATAAGTTTGTCTTtcgataaattaattatacggTGACGATGATTAATTGTTATTGCCAGATGATGTTATTTGGCAGAGCTATCTTGGATTGCGAACGCTtacgatttattattattacaaatataagtactatatatatatgtatgtatgtatgtatgtatgtatgtatgtatgtatgtatgtacgtatgtacgtatatacgtaaatGCATACAAATACAGACGTTCTGTGCAATATTATAGTTTGCACGTTATAGAGCGttttaatatgtatacataatagtAGTTGATATTGTATTGACTTCAATCACTTATCagaataggaaaaaaaaaacagattaaaaattcaacaagaaatataaataaaaaataaaaccataAATATTAACTTGATAATTGATTTTGGTAAATTATCAATAAAACGAAATTGATAAAAGTCCGTGAATTTATTGAATCGctgaaaacgaaataaaatgttACTCGTTAGTTGTTGGCtgaataaaatacatattgttagaattgttgaaaaagaaggggagaaaaaaattaccggtAACAATACGTGTCCTACGGCTTCATTTTCGTATTAACATCTTTTGCACAAATTCTTGGACGTAATCTTCGATAAACATAAATCAATGaacaaataaatcatttaATAACACGTCATCTAATCTGATCATTGTCCAGGTTCTGACTAAGCGAAAAGATTGGAAACTCAATTGTACTCTCTAACATTTAacaatagtcaattttttgtcaaacctTTGTCCGTGTCGTGTAAATAACGTCATAATTTCAACCGAAAGAAGgtgtataatattgttataattttcaaaagctCAAATCTGTCtttgttttaatattttcaacttgattaagtgtgtttgttttttctttttatcattattatttcttcaacGATGAGCATGCTTTTATCAAGAAGGGTGAACTTtgagaagtatatttttattgagtATAAGTCGAtgcgtgtaattttttttttttttttttttcgtcgctATCGATGTCGaagtcgtgaaaatttttaaccactATGTCCGATTTTCTAACCCTTTCTCGCATcagaataataatagtagtagtagtagtagtagtagtagtagtagtagtagtagtagtagtagtagtagtaaaaGTAGTAGTAGTACTAGTACTAGTACTAGTACTAGTAGCAGTAGTGgcagtagtagtagtagtagttataacaataataattataataataacaaaaacaacaacaataataataaacgtaatagtaatattaataataattgaatagttgtacaatacaatatttaaatttgtATCCATCGTAGacgcaataaaatatttaaaacaaagGAAGCTCGTGTAAAACAAAGTGAAATtaagaagagaagaggaggaaaaaaaattaaaaacagacgcgtaataaattttctgtatATATCGTCTAGGAGATAAGCTCcgttatataattatataaataattacgtAGTAACTGCGCTATataattgaaagaaagaataataataataataataataataataataacaacaacaacagtaatgaaaataataattttcgttcttgttatcatcatcatcattattattattatagtaatgaaaattataaatataatcttAATattgcgttaaaaaaaagtatgtgCATTTTCCAGCACAGAAAGTTGGTATTTTGTGTACAAAAGTTGTTGAACATTTGTGGCTGTAATAATTGGTTGAGTAGGGAaatgtatctttttttttcgtggaaAAGATAATGCTACTGATGCTGCATTTATCGTGCAAGCATTTCAGGGAAGCATTTACACAGCAGGTTCAACTATACTAGACGATATAAAGCAATTTCTCTTTATCGTCGAAAACAGCATCTGTACGGACGCTGAGCAGTGAGCTGCTTCTTTAGTCCgcgatttacttgaaaagaACTAGATAATAGCAGAGTATTGTTTTGTACCGCCTAGAGAAACGGTGAGAATTCGTAGAAGAGTAATATTATGCGTTATAAATTAAACGGGAAGAAAGGagaggaaattaaaaaatcatagtATTATGTCCGTGTAAAGAACAAATTTAACTCGtatgaaataataacgataCTAATATAAAAACTAATGgcaaattgaagaaaaaaaggtaaaaagaaaaaaaaaaaatggtgatgAGGAAACGAAGTggaaaattaataaagaaagaaactcGATCATTCACAGTACAGTAAACGATACTTTTAAGTAAATGAATGTAAtgcaaatattgaaatatgatGTAGCTTAATAAATAAAGCCGTGTTAGGCTCAGAGATTTTTACCAAATGACTCCGCAACGCGGGGAGCAGTAAATAAGAAGTAAATTTCACTCTTTTGTAGGAGTTGAGagaaataatacaaaaatgaagaaaaagtaaaaactatACGAGTGCAAGATAAACATTACGAGAAAGGTGCGTAATACTTGTTTCGTAAAATTATTCTGTTGATATAGAAAATTTTGACGTAATAAGGATAATCTTGTTACAACGAATAAATAGTTGACCAATTGAGTTATTGTTAAATAACAATTCGTTTCACAGTATGTGAACATGTGTTTACATGTGTTATGCATACCTGGATTCattagttgtttttttctgtctcgtattttctcttcttccaGTATGCTCTACGCATGAATTTATTTGCCATACGttcgtaaataattaaaaaaatatcattcatcAAATCATGCGAATTCGGCGAAGCAAAAATAAACATCTTATTTTTTAAGTATGAAAACTCGGTAAAAATATGCCAAAAGTAGGTAGATACTGCTATACTGGTACGACTAAATCAATATTACTGTTTATCGATTTATGATCGATTGACACTTGCGACGTCAACgagtgaataataattgtacatTTTAACGCGAAAGTCGATCTCCAATTTCGAATTCAGCTCTTGCTGTTGTTCCAAACGCAGGGCTAATCGTGGTGTAATGTTTATTTTGTTAGCGCATTGTCCTGTAAGCATAATAAAATTCGCTTAAAACATATTATGTATTTAAAACTACAAATTGTTATTTGATCAGCAACCGATTGTCAATATTTTGTACACGCTGTTGAACAAGAACacgtaaaagaagaagacgatgaaaacaaaaaaagaattgtatcatatagaaaaaaaagaaaaaaaaaaactgtagacttaagaataataatgtatataattattactgtAAACTCTAATTAATAAtccaaaaaaacgaaaaacgaaaaaaacaaacataatgaaataaaacctTACTCATTGAAAgaacaagataaaaaatttcaaaatctattGAGTATATgattttgaagagaaaaaaacgctgtgttattttcgatttaaaaataattctctttGTTATTAGTTTATATACTATTATGATTACtgcaatttattattatatattattaatgaaatgaaatactGTAACAAAGTACTGTTAACTATtcttaaaatattaaaactttTGTAAACTGATACAATTACTATCATAATTATTACcgtaattatttgtttaatttttcattccgatGTTTGCCCTGGcttatcataattatttactaaaatttcacgatattaatatttacaaatttctgtTGGTATGTGCTTCGACAGAGATATTCCATGCATACTAAGACATCGGGAATCGTATTACGGAAGACAATCGCATTTTTAAATGCAGGTATACTTTGCACACcggtatttatttatttttataactttcgGACTCTTCTATATTCCGGTTTTCCGATTTTCCAGAACGAATCGACTTTCGATACATCCAGGAAGTAAGAAGACGCCGATCACATCGCGAGATACCATGAAGGCAATGGACGATTCAAAATTCCCTCTTGACTTTCGGCATGCTTCGCAATCCATCCGCAGCGCGGCGACACCGTTCGAGTATAAAAGTAGCGGCCTCGATTGTCGTTTGTTGCTAACTGTTATTTCCAGTTAACATCGTTCGCAGGTAAGAAAGAACGGCGGTTGCTGttcgaataaattataaatgcCGATACGTAGTTTACTGACTGATGATTAAACCTCGTCATGCTCGAGTACGACGGTAAAACTCTCATTAAACCATGTTTGTACGTTTCCGCAGGTACTCGGAGTTCGAATGAAGGATGTGCGTCGAAGTACGAGCGTTTGATCCACGCCATCTTGTTCAATCCATGAACTCGATCAAAGTCAGGTTCGGACAATGTATTAAttgccaaatttttcttctaccaATCTCGAGTGTTCCATTTCTGGAATGTGGAGATTAGTGGAAGAGAGTTGACGTCAAAGAAACACACAAATTGTGTCTcgaatttgatttgaaattcgtgAATTTTCAGGCGCAGTATCGCGATGGTCATTTATCAGAATCCATTCGACGAGAATTCGGAGAAAACGGATGCGTGAAACATCGTCGGACGAAACCTGGAAAGGTAAGAAATAAGAATCATTTCGATTTTTGTGTTACACGGACGATTAAAAAGCGGATTTTCTCATCGCAGATTTCGCCGCAATCTTTATCGAAGTCTCGATACAAAATGGCGGCCGTAACAAACTTTTCGGAATGTTATTACTCTTAGTTTATCGATTGTTTCTAACTATCGATGGTGATTGTCGAACTATCTGTCGTTTTCATTTCAcatattgttcaattttccGATAACTATTCCGAATCAATTCGGAATTAACGATAAGTTCATTTTGCCCTGGAAAATACAACCCTCTTGAATCTGCGGTGCTAGAATTGCTAGATTTCAGTTATTGCGTCTATCATTTCTTACCGCCCGTTCAGTGGCAAAATACGTTACGCACAGTGTTTGATTACccatattgttttttttcttcttactaAAGACCACCCTTAATGCACGCGAATACCAAAAGCTAGCGTataaaatgatatataattaCATAATTGCGTATAAAAAGAAGCAAAGTTTAGCAAAGCTTGACAAGTGTAGCAGCCTGCAAGTGTGa is part of the Neodiprion virginianus isolate iyNeoVirg1 chromosome 5, iyNeoVirg1.1, whole genome shotgun sequence genome and encodes:
- the LOC124305937 gene encoding phosphatase and actin regulator 4-like isoform X3; the encoded protein is MAESEGSTVSCVSNSSRGEDKVQVSNDEGSLPGLLAGEDALHEVAVGAAVRESSQNSTEQRQAKANGDTAKKQNGTALRTNSLGSGARTPPLERKSKFSAFGRLFKPWKWKRKKKSDKFEAASRSLERKISVRANREELVQKGILLPESPSSPIPEHGPAGDPGIIQLPPSTLSQQQQQLQQQLQQHHQQQQQQLQQQQQQQQQQQQQQQQQQQQQQQQQQQQQNSHGTPASTPNSGGSSVHHQQNQQNQSSQSGTPTPTTANPPSSIDGQPSSQPSPRPSPLTPCLQSSGQLNGNTQEPKKEKTEQSGNGALSPSGEHPNSGSVVPVSTAPCSANDQQKPNRPSTLGAPGKLTRRLFCYHSEHCMSRQSPPRQNRHAGSGMPDVGHQGTTPPPQQQQQQQQQQQHQQHQQQYLPLPPQNTLMLSELPEPPIPLSEIGPIPPPPMFSSPSPTLLSRQQQQQQQQQQQQQQQQQQQQQQQQHQHQHQHQQSTGSGVHNAVPLDLSDYDYEDQEEIDVEEDDEYDPRYILRFSQPDPAIDTSKVEQIPAKEPKFHAMPLKSALKKKGPGSGPGTPQNTPTQENRPLTLRQEVSFNRPVRFGLALPCTLENKENARPYVIREDTEGDTGDGQVLYRDEEDEESEYRLAAKIARKESLSLKLALRPDRQELINRNILQIQSDNERQESKEAIGARLIRRLSMRPTQEELEERNILKKQSPAEEKKQKEEKKRYLLRKLSFRPTVEELKEKKIIRFNDYIEVTQAHDYDRRADKPWTRLTPKDKAAIRKELNEFKSSEMAVHEDSRHLTRFHRP